One window of the Cryptomeria japonica chromosome 7, Sugi_1.0, whole genome shotgun sequence genome contains the following:
- the LOC131856517 gene encoding disease resistance protein Roq1-like: protein MEETSSSEMYTRPRLDASIRPYHVFINHRGPDVKDTFASTIDFSLRDKGLNVFFDKTEFQSGQRLLPTITEAIRSSSVYIAIFSPRYAESPWCLEELRLMIECDRKIIPVFYHVRPQDLKRQQSGKGVYAKDLKELENKADANEITYDRRTVLQWREALTQACNISGLELDSKSFNGNQGKLVETIVVNAMEYVRMERLNITDKGLVGLDDAIEDFKFFLSNCSNQSDQSAFQVVGIVGTAGSGKTTLAEEFYYRRRVLFDRSSLLFGVRKACERNGLQSLQKQLLKDLTNDRSVEINNVSEGRDILADRIHRLCHERSLRFLIVIDDVDHREQLDALLLKDCALGSGSCVIVTSRDKAILSLSRISLQYEMKPLSRDDARTLFTTHVFHKSEIMSGFEGLVESALNKCGGLPLFIKVMGEHLHLYGNNNREYWENQLEMISQIPDIVHACYGTLGEEEKQIFLDIACLFVGKDRNSAIRIWAGSGWRFVRALQKLEYLSLVETDAKNRLKMHHYLCNLGQHIADQQLYNTPHLSNRLWRPNDAANYFGNLLPLPERTKCRVATSTSYHGRNGRERLKLEILDVNGDLPNAKTSEKLKDLIWFRWKNCPKQSLPLVEMKNLRVLELVKGNLKMLWDPNPTFQLPAQLRELNIKKCTRFATMTPRIESLKLLEKMTLDGSLGLKSLPNEVCKLKSLRYLELKGCKGLTSLPSLFGELTNLQHLDLSGCQQLSSLPPSFSQLIQMKTLDVRNCRNLIIQENIFGEIRTIEELNFENCKKLHKLPYQTTLQRLLKRLNLLGTNIDELPENFHHLIGLQQLQIGSPLLTNIPPPLKYMHNLMELQLINCPQLISYPESIGRLRLRFSDTSPMETTGAMIYVP from the exons TGCCGAATCGCCTTGGTGCTTGGAAGAACTCCGCCTGATGATTGAATGTGATCGTAAAATTATTCCCGTCTTTTACCATGTTCGTCCTCAAGATCTTAAGAGGCAGCAAAGTGGTAAGGGAGTTTATGCAAAGGATTTGAAGGAATTAGAAAATAAAGCAGATGCTAACGAAATCACATACGATCGTCGCACAGTTCTCCAGTGGAGAGAAGCCCTTACACAGGCATGCAATATTTCAGGGCTGGAGCTTGATTCAAAGAGTTTCAACGG GAACCAGGGAAAGCTTGTGGAAACTATTGTAGTTAATGCTATGGAATATGTTCGGATGGAGCGCCTGAACATTACTGATAAGGGTTTAGTGGGGCTGGACGACGCAATCGAGGATTTCAAGTTCTTCCTGTCGAATTGTAGCAACCAGAGTGATCAATCTGCTTTTCAGGTTGTGGGAATTGTTGGAACAGCGGGATCCGGGAAAACAACTTTGGCGGAAGAGTTCTATTATCGTCGGCGGGTTTTATTTGACAGATCCAGTTTGCTCTTTGGCGTAAGAAAAGCTTGTGAACGAAATGGCTTACAAAGTCTTCAGAAGCAGCTCTTGAAGGACCTCACAAATGACCGTTCAGTGGAAATCAACAATGTAAGTGAAGGCAGAGATATTCTTGCAGATCGTATACATCGGTTATGTCATGAGAGATCACTGAGATTTCTCATTGTAATCGATGACGTTGATCATCGAGAGCAGTTAGATGCTCTTCTGTTAAAGGATTGTGCTTTGGGCTCAGGAAGCTGCGTTATAGTCACATCGCGGGATAAGGCCATCCTCAGTCTTTCAAGAATTTCCTTACAGTACGAAATGAAACCCCTCAGTAGGGATGATGCTAGAACGCTCTTCACTACGCATGTCTTCCACAAATCTGAAATAATGTCTGGTTTTGAGGGTTTGGTCGAAAGTGCTTTGAATAAGTGTGGTGGCTTACCATTATTTATCAAGGTCATGGGTGAGCACCTCCATTTATATGGGAACAACAATAGGGAATACTGGGAAAATCAACTGGAAATGATCTCCCAGATACCTGACATTGTTCATGCCTGCTACGGTACTCttggagaagaagagaagcagataTTTCTAGACATTGCCTGTTTATTCGTTGGAAAAGACAGGAATTCTGCCATACGCATATGGGCTGGATCAGGATGGAGATTTGTGCGTGCCCTCCAAAAGCTGGAGTACCTGTCGCTTGTTGAAACGGATGCCAAGAATCGGCTAAAGATGCATCACTATCTTTGTAATTTGGGACAACATATTGCAGATCAGCAGCTTTACAACACTCCCCATCTTTCCAATCGCCTCTGGCGTCCAAATGATGCTGCAAACTATTTTGGAAATCTACTGCCCTTGCCG GAGCGCACAAAATGTAGGGTAGCCACAAGCACGAGTTACCATGGGCGCAACGGAAGGGAAAGATTAAAATTGGAAATCCTTGATGTAAATGGTGATCTTCCTAATGCTAAAACGAGTGAGAAATTAAAGGATTTGATATGGTTTCGATGGAAAAACTGCCCCAAACAAAGCCTTCCTCTGGTTGAGATGAAGAACTTACGAGTGCTAGAACTCGTCAAAGGAAATCTCAAAATGCTGTGGGATCCTAATCCTACTTTTCAG CTTCCGGCGCAGCTGAGGGAGTTGAATATTAAAAAGTGCACCCGTTTCGCAACAATGACTCCAAGGATAGAATCACTCAAGCTTTTGGAGAAGATGACATTGGATGGCAGTCTTGGTCTGAAAAGTTTGCCAAATGAGGTTTGCAAACTGAAAAGTTTGAGATACTTGGAACTAAAGGGTTGTAAAGGTCTGACATCCTTGCCAAGTCTTTTTGGGGAATTGACAAATCTGCAGCACTTAGACCTTTCTGGTTGCCAACAGTTATCTTCGCTGCCTCCATCCTTTAGTCAGCTGATACAAATGAAAACACTTGACGTGCGAAACTGTAGGAACCTGATAATTCAAGAGAATATATTTGGCGAAATTAGGACGATTGAGGAGCTCAACTTCGAAAACTGCAAGAAGTTGCACAAGTTGCCATATCAAACAACATTGCAAAGGTTATTGAAGAGGCTCAATCTGCTTGGTACCAACATTGATGAACTCCCGGAGAATTTTCACCATTTGATAGGGTTGCAGCAATTGCAAATTGGGAGTCCCTTGTTGACAAACATACCTCCTCCTCTTAAGTATATGCACAACTTGATGGAGCTTCAGTTGATTAATTGCCCACAGCTTATCTCTTATCCTGAATCAATCGGACGCTTGCGTCTGCGTTTTTCTGATACTTCTCCAATGGAAACAACAGGTGCCATGATATATGTACCGTGA